The Bacteroidota bacterium sequence ATGCAGCTGATTTTGAATACCAAATTTCAGCTGACCTTCAATATACGCAAATCGTTGTTTCGGGCTTGACAGGAGGTCCGAACGCCGTTACTGTCGGAGGCCTCAATTCCGGCATGCAGTATTTTTGGAGGGTTAGGGCTTTGAACTGCTCTTCCAATGGGAATTGGAGCAATTCAAGGACCTTTTTTACAATCCTTGAAACACCGACACTTGTATTTCCATCAAACGGAAGCCAAAACCAGCCTTTGAATGCCGTTCAACTCGATTGGTCGGATGTACAAGGCAATCTAAACTATGAAGTTCGATATTCAGTCGACACAAATTTCGTCTTCAATTACGTTACGCTTTACGCAAGTGGCTCAGATACCGTGACAGGTGCACTGCTCCATCATACAATCTATTACTAGAAGGTTCGGGCCACCAACACACCCCGGCTATCTGATTGGAGCAATGTTTGGCCGTTTGAAACACTGGATACTACATTGACATCTCAGTTGAATGGTCATTCTTCAAAGGAACTGGCCATTTGGCCCAATCCTGTTGAAACGACCTTGCGAATTGCAGGGCCATTCCCTCAGGACGGCCGTGTCTTGATCACGCTCTTTGACCGCCTGGGACGTGTTGTTCAGGAAGAAACGCGCGATTCCGAAGGCGGCCTCTTGGACACTTTCCTGGATGTCAAAAACGTTGCTGCAGGGTTGTATTACCTCCGAGTCTCTGGTTCAGGAATGGAAGTGCGGTTTCGACTCATGAAGTTGGATTGACCATTTGCTAGCTTTCAAGGAATTTCCATTTGAGTTCGTTGGGGCCTGTCTGGATCAGAATTTTCAGGATTTGCAGAATTTTCAGGATGGCAACTATTTGATCGATGGTCATCGCTACACAAGGGCAGATCTTTGATCAGCTGAATGATTCATCGGTTGGGTTTGGTCAGCCTTCATTCGATCTTCATGGCAGCTCTTTGATCGGCTGACTTTTTCCATTGGTTGGGTTTGATCCGCTTTCATTCGATCATCGCGGCAACTCTTTAATCGGCTGACTTGATTCATTGAATGGATTTGCTCCGCTTTCATGCGATCATCGCGGCAGATCTTTGCGCAAACTAGGTCCTTCGCTTCGCCCATGACAGGTTTGGCCTTGCTCTTTGGACCCTTGGAGCGTGCCGACCAAAAATACTCAACATCAATCACTTACTCGATCAACAGCTTACGTGTGGCCGTTTTGGAGTTGTTGGTAAATCGAAGGAGGTAGATGCCGGCGGGAACGTTCAAATCAATTTGGGTGTTGAGCTTGCCGCCGGAAGTGACGTGGGTTTCGTCAAGAATTTTTTGACCTACGAGGGTGAAGACTTCGATGGTGGTGGGACCTTTGGCGAGGTCGGTGGCTTGGACATGGATTTGGCCGTTGCTCGGGTTGGGGTAAATTTGGAGGGTTGGGAAGGCTTCGGATGGATCGCTCGTGTGGACCATCGTACTGCTCCAGATTGCTGCTGTGCCGCAACCAAAGGCTGCTAGCGTTACTTGATAATTGCCAGGCAAAGTGTAGTTATGGGTCGGATTGACGAGGGTGCTGCTGTTGTTTGTGCCGGATGCTGGATCGCCGAAATTCCAAATATAACTGTCTGCGAGCAGGCTGGTGTTGTGGAACGACCACAATGTGCCGTTGTGGGAGCTTGTGAAGCTTGCCGTCAAGGTGGTGGAAAGTGCGGTGTCCAAGAGGGGAAAAGGCACGTGGATGAATTTGGGTCGCCATGTATCGGCATTTTGGTCGCTGCCAGATCCACATTGCGAGGTGCAGCCATTGGTTAATGTGTCGGTGTCGAGGTCGCGCACATTGTATGAGAGCATCAAAGAATCACAATGTGTCAAAGACTGATGCGTATAGGCCCCAAACCCAAAGATCGGCAGGTTGGCCGCGCTGTCGGGAGTTGTGGCGAGCACGGCTACGGCCTCAAACGGCCCTTTTAACGAATCGCTTCGATAGGCCAAGATATTGCGCTGCAAACCACAACGTACTAGATCGGGTTTGGGATTGTGGGTGATGAGATAATAATGGCCTTGCATGGCGGTCACACTGAAATTGTCGGAGACTTCGATGGGGGCAATAGGCCGAGCATCGACAATGTTCGGTGACCAACTTGTCGGGGTTGCATAGTACCATGTCGCGGAGTCGTTGGCCAATTCCCTCCGCACGAGATAGGGGTGCCTTCCTGAACTGTCCTTTTTGGTTCCGTAGAGGTAGAGTTGTCCTGCCAAGGAATCTACAATCACAGCCTTGCCAAAATCAATCTCGTCATTGCCGGGAATACATCTGGTGATATCGAGCAATGTCATCGTGACGATCCCTATTCGTGCTGCATAATTCCCCACGAATGTGGTGTCATTCGCATATCGGGATAGGAAGATGGTGGCGGTATCACCATACTCCACAAATCCATGGCCTGGCAACAGGTAACTGCTGTCTAGGGCTGGATATTGAAAATACGACCGACTGGGATGGCCTACGACGGTATCGAGAAAGGTTGTGAAAGTGCTCAGGTTCACACTGTCTTGCACCATGAAACAATTGTCGATCTCTTGTCGCCCACAAGGTATGGTATTGTTGGGCGAAATACTGTCCAAATGACTCCTGCCAAAAAGCCAGATGGTTCGGCCATCCGGCAAGGCTATTGAGGAGGCGAGTTCGCCTGCAATCCATCGATTGCGCAAACTCGTCGTAGGCCGGAAATAGTTGTTGTAGGTGGTGTCTGATACTGCAAAATATGTGGGGCAGAGCCCTAGAACTTGAGTCGGCGACCATTGATCGGTCAAAGTACCATTTCCCACTTGGCCAACAATATTGGACCCCCAAGCCCAGCAGTTTCCGTCAGGGGAAATGATCATAGAATGAAGCCATCCTGCAGCAACTGATGTGGCCATCCAACCTCCCAAAGCTGTGAGGGAATCCCTGTCGATGGTATCGCCCAAGCCTAATTGGCCATATTCATTGTCCCCGACAGCCAAAACACTGCCATTGCTACGCAGGGCCAATGTATGCCGTCCGCCGCCCACCAACGCCGTCACACTATTGCCATTATTCATCAGCACCGGGATGAAACGATCCAAATTGTCGCCAACCCCCAATTGTCCTTTTTCATTTCCGCCCCACGCCCACGCTTGCCCATTGCTTTGAAGAGCCAGGGCATGGAATCCTCCAGCAGAAATCTTCACAATGCTGTCCACGCCCATCAACAGCACAGGCACCTCACGAATCGTGTCGGCAACGATGCTATCTCCCACCTGCCCATGGGAGTTGGAACCCCAAGCCCAGACTCTGCCATCGCGTTGTAGGGCCATGGAAAAATAACCTCCTGCCGCAATTTCTACAATTCCCGTCAATCCCATGACCTGCTGCGGGGCACTACTGTCAGCAGTGGTCGAGTCGCCCAATTGGCCTCTATCGTTACCGCCCCATATCCAAACCGTACTGTCAGATCTCAAGGCCATGGAATGGAAGCCCCCCGCAGAAATCGCTATAATGCCTGAAAGACCCGGCACTTGGGCGAGAGTGTCTCGATCAACGGAATCATTGAGTCCCAATTGCCCATCACCATTCAGTCCCCCTGCCCATACGGTACCATCGACACAAAGTGCCAGGACATGCACACCTCCGCCAGAAATTGCAATGATGCGCTCAGGCGCTTCAATCTTGACAGGCACTTCACGTTCGAAACCCCACACCATTGCCGTGCTG is a genomic window containing:
- a CDS encoding T9SS type A sorting domain-containing protein, yielding MTSQLNGHSSKELAIWPNPVETTLRIAGPFPQDGRVLITLFDRLGRVVQEETRDSEGGLLDTFLDVKNVAAGLYYLRVSGSGMEVRFRLMKLD
- a CDS encoding T9SS type A sorting domain-containing protein, with the translated sequence MQRLKMVKLVGLVGIWMGMMVNFQPLLSQQISAGVGLSLFVCSDSTAMVWGFEREVPVKIEAPERIIAISGGGVHVLALCVDGTVWAGGLNGDGQLGLNDSVDRDTLAQVPGLSGIIAISAGGFHSMALRSDSTVWIWGGNDRGQLGDSTTADSSAPQQVMGLTGIVEIAAGGYFSMALQRDGRVWAWGSNSHGQVGDSIVADTIREVPVLLMGVDSIVKISAGGFHALALQSNGQAWAWGGNEKGQLGVGDNLDRFIPVLMNNGNSVTALVGGGRHTLALRSNGSVLAVGDNEYGQLGLGDTIDRDSLTALGGWMATSVAAGWLHSMIISPDGNCWAWGSNIVGQVGNGTLTDQWSPTQVLGLCPTYFAVSDTTYNNYFRPTTSLRNRWIAGELASSIALPDGRTIWLFGRSHLDSISPNNTIPCGRQEIDNCFMVQDSVNLSTFTTFLDTVVGHPSRSYFQYPALDSSYLLPGHGFVEYGDTATIFLSRYANDTTFVGNYAARIGIVTMTLLDITRCIPGNDEIDFGKAVIVDSLAGQLYLYGTKKDSSGRHPYLVRRELANDSATWYYATPTSWSPNIVDARPIAPIEVSDNFSVTAMQGHYYLITHNPKPDLVRCGLQRNILAYRSDSLKGPFEAVAVLATTPDSAANLPIFGFGAYTHQSLTHCDSLMLSYNVRDLDTDTLTNGCTSQCGSGSDQNADTWRPKFIHVPFPLLDTALSTTLTASFTSSHNGTLWSFHNTSLLADSYIWNFGDPASGTNNSSTLVNPTHNYTLPGNYQVTLAAFGCGTAAIWSSTMVHTSDPSEAFPTLQIYPNPSNGQIHVQATDLAKGPTTIEVFTLVGQKILDETHVTSGGKLNTQIDLNVPAGIYLLRFTNNSKTATRKLLIE